Genomic DNA from Caldicellulosiruptor hydrothermalis 108:
ATTACATCACAGTCTTTTAGCATATCCACTCTCTTTTCCATCCTCTGCTCATTAGAACAATCTTCTTTCCAGTCATCAAATTCTCTAACACATATGAGTTCACAGCTCCCATCGCTGAAAAGATCAACTATTAGAAAATTTTCGCTATTCCCAAAATGTCTATTTACAAGTCTTCCATCGCTTGTTGCAATTGCCACTCTCTTTTTCTTCATCTTTTTATCACCACCACTTTTTCACACAAGCAATCCTGCTTCATCCGACCTGCACTGTCTGCAATGGGTCACAAGCTGAATTATTTTACTACACTTTTCTCTTACTTGAGCAAGAACACTACAAGAGGGTTTTTCAATATCAGAAAATTTTGCATATGGTATGATCGGCATTATATTCATCACCTTAGCACCAAGTTCTTTGACTCTTGCAGCAATCTCTTCAATGTGATGGCTATTTATTCCAGGTATCAAAACTGTATTTACCTTCACCACAAGTCCAAGCTTGGATGCTTTGTAGATACCATGTTGCTGTTTATGGACAATAAGCTCAGCCGCCTCTTTGCCAAAATATAGTAGTTCGTTGTACATGGCAAATTCATAAATGTTCTGAGCAATATTGCTATCTACTGCGTTGACTGTGACTGTCACATATTTGACATTATAATTTAAAAGTACTTCCGCCAAATCTTCTAATAAAAGTCCATTTGTGCTTATACAAAACTCTGCTTGAGTATCATAATTTCTTATAAGCTCAAACGTTTCAAATGTTTCTTGATTGAAGAGAGGATCGCCAGGTCCAGAAATTCCTACTATCTTTATAGTTTGGTCTTTGCTTGTGATATCCTTGTAC
This window encodes:
- a CDS encoding NifB/NifX family molybdenum-iron cluster-binding protein, whose amino-acid sequence is MKKKRVAIATSDGRLVNRHFGNSENFLIVDLFSDGSCELICVREFDDWKEDCSNEQRMEKRVDMLKDCDVIVANRIGLCALEKLSDKIVLERQGFIKDALKEIVELFM
- a CDS encoding radical SAM protein, which encodes MESRLLGHPCFNKDVIYKIGRIHLPVAKSCNIKCNYCDRNISCINDSHPGACSKVLTPQEALLRYKDITSKDQTIKIVGISGPGDPLFNQETFETFELIRNYDTQAEFCISTNGLLLEDLAEVLLNYNVKYVTVTVNAVDSNIAQNIYEFAMYNELLYFGKEAAELIVHKQQHGIYKASKLGLVVKVNTVLIPGINSHHIEEIAARVKELGAKVMNIMPIIPYAKFSDIEKPSCSVLAQVREKCSKIIQLVTHCRQCRSDEAGLLV